The Arachis duranensis cultivar V14167 chromosome 2, aradu.V14167.gnm2.J7QH, whole genome shotgun sequence genome has a window encoding:
- the LOC107472900 gene encoding NAC domain-containing protein 43: protein MPESMSISVNGQSQVPPGFRFHPTEEELLQYYLRKKVSYEKIDLDVIRDVDLNKLEPWDIQEKCKIGTTPQNDWYFFSHKDKKYPTGTRTNRATAAGFWKATGRDKVIYSNGKRIGMRKTLVFYKGRAPHGQKSDWIMHEYRLDDNTTNDANIVSNVMGDAAQEEGWVVCRIFKKKNHLKTLDSPLTSSISGDGGRRSHHHHHLFDSCDEGALEQILQQMGRGGGSGGCKEEINNYDQSNNNNNNNYGGSSSLTTRYARPFDTINNNVDSRFLKLPSLESPKSTSMDHNNNNNNNDNDDSNENNGYHPIIPVEMVTENEGSFTCDNPNNMFHHHHLGGGGGGSSDGGGGLTNWVALDRLVASQLNGQTEASRQLSCFNDPTMGYGTGNHDLLFPSVRSTSSLTSSSASINPRAVISAGAGAYISPGAQDYTTTSEIDLWNFARSTSSLLSSSEPLCHVSNTSV from the exons ATGCCAGAAAGCATGAGTATATCAGTGAATGGACAATCTCAAGTTCCACCTGGATTCAGGTTCCATCCAACTGAGGAAGAACTCCTTCAATACTACTTAAGGAAGAAGGTCTCTTATGAGAAGATTGATCTTGATGTTATTCGTGACGTTGATCTCAACAAGCTTGAACCATGGGACATACAAG AGAAATGTAAGATAGGAACCACCCCACAAAATGATTGGTACTTCTTCAGCCACAAAGACAAGAAGTACCCGACCGGAACCCGGACAAATAGAGCGACCGCGGCCGGGTTCTGGAAGGCCACCGGCCGCGACAAGGTGATATACAGCAACGGGAAGAGGATTGGAATGAGGAAGACGTTGGTATTCTACAAAGGAAGAGCCCCTCATGGCCAAAAATCTGATTGGATCATGCATGAATATAGGCTTGATGATAACACCACCAACGATGCCAATATT GTTTCAAATGTGATGGGAGATGCAGCACAAGAAGAAGGGTGGGTGGTGTGTAGaatattcaagaagaagaaccaTCTAAAAACCCTAGATAGTCCTTTAACCTCTTCCATCTCCGGCGACGGAGGTAGGAGgagccaccaccaccaccacctatTCGACTCGTGCGACGAGGGCGCCTTAGAGCAAATTCTCCAACAAATGGGAAGAggtggtggtagtggtggtTGCAAGGAAGAGATCAACAACTATGATCAAtctaataacaacaacaacaacaactatgGTGGATCATCATCGTTAACAACAAGGTATGCAAGACCTTTTGACACAATCAACAACAATGTTGATAGCAGGTTCTTGAAGCTCCCAAGCCTAGAGAGTCCAAAATCAACAAGCATggatcataataataataacaacaacaatgataATGATGATAGCAATGAAAATAATGGGTACCATCCTATTATTCCAGTTGAGATGGTAACTGAAAATGAAGGGTCATTCACATGTGACAATCCCAACAACATGTTTCATCATCACCATTTGGGTGGTGGCGGTGGTGGCAGCAGCGACGGCGGTGGCGGTCTTACAAATTGGGTAGCGCTAGATAGGCTTGTTGCTTCTCAGCTTAACGGTCAGACCGAAGCTTCTAGACAACTCTCTTGCTTCAATGATCCCACCATGGGGTATGGCACTGGAAATCATGATCTTCTATTTCCATCCGTCAGATCTACTTCATCGTTGACGTCATCGTCAGCGTCAATAAATCCAAGGGCTGTTATTAGTGCGGGTGCAGGTGCATACATTTCTCCAGGCGCACAGGATTATACCACCACAAGCGAGATTGACCTGTGGAACTTTGCTAGATCCACTTCTTCGTTGTTgtcatcctctgagccattgtGCCACGTGTCAAACACGTCAGTGTAG